GCGATGCGGCGCTTCTGCACTTCCTGAATGCAGTCGGTATCGTCAATTCGGGACGCCAGCGGCTGTTCAGTCTATATCATATATAGAATAAAGTTTCACCAATGAACAAATATGGTCGAGCCCGGCATTGCTGGAGTGAGGTGTAACCGTTCGCCGTGGCATTGCCGGCGGATGCAAAATCCGGGCCCGTCGAACGGCATCCCCGAGTGTTCAGAAAGTTGATTGCGGTCGCAGGGCGGACTCTCGATCAGCCGTCAAAGGGGCCAGAGGGGCCGAAGGGGCTCGAAATAGCTGTGGTTGTTCCGGAACTTGCGGATGCCAATGGTTGTTTCCGTTTTTCATTAGCATTGCCCACCGAAAATATTGCTTGACCTCTTACCGGCAGACAATTATATTTTTTTACCAATAAATTACCTTTTTACTGATGCGGGAAGGGCGGTAGAGGTAATTTGTCAGACTGCTGCGTCATTACGGTGTCGCCATGCAATTCTTCAACTCGGGGGGATAAAATGATTCTTTGTCGGACTTTGCGTCGTTGTGCCTTAGCGGCGGTGTTGCCGTTGGCCTTTTACCTGCCCGTCAACGTGGCGGCCCAAAGCGAAGAGCCGGGCGCCAACAGTGTCGTGCTGGAAGAGGTCATCGTTACCGCCCGCAAGCGGGACGAATCTGTACGTGACATACCGACCAGTATCGACGCGTTCACTGGCGATCGCCTCGACGAGCTTGGCTATAGCTCCATTGAAGACGTATTGAAATTGTCCCCGGGTGTTACGTTCGAATCCGGTTTCACGCCTTCCAGCTTCTCAGTGATAGTGCGCGGAATCACTAATGATTCGCGCGGCGTCGGTCCTCGCACCGTTGGTAGCTTCTACGGCAACGTTCCAATGACAAACCCGTCTATCATGGGTGTGGAGCCGGACCTTGATACCTTCGACATGCGGAGCGTCGAAATCCTCAAAGGACCGCAGGGCACGTTGTTCGGTGGTTCGGCATTGGCCGGTGCTATTCGCTACGAACCAAACGCACCCGATTTCACAGGTTTCAATGGTGCAATCTCCCTTGGTACGGGCTCGATGGCCTCCAGCGATGACAACATCGCGAATTACGCATTGATGCTGAATGCCCCGTTAAGCGAAAACTTTGCACTCCGCTTCGCGGGATCCGTGCGCGAACTGCCGGGATACATCGATGATGAAGTCAGCGGCGAGAAAGACATCAATGACTACAAAGCGACGCAGGCACGGTTGATCGCGGACTGGAAGTTGACGGATAGCTTATCACTGCAAGGTCAGTACATGAAGTACGAAGGTGAACTCGGCGCGTTCAGTTACATCGACGGTACCGAACCGGTAAGAGTTCGCACTCGCAGGCTACTGGATGACCACGAATATTCCGATGTCGAGTTATACGGTGCTCAGCTAACCTGGGACGCCGAAGACTTTTCTGTAGTCTTTGAGGGCAATCGACTCAAAAAAGATCGAGATCAACTGAATGATGTCACCCAGTTTCTCGGGCTGTTCGGCACTGGCATCACTGTTGGTCAGTCATTCTTCGAGGCCACTGACCAGGATACATTCGAAACGCGTATCGTTTCGAACGAGCCCACTTCTGGCGATGGACTGTTTGGCGGCTGGCAATATACAGCCGGTCTCTTTTATTCCGAATCCGCTCAAACCCGGCCGGTCATCATACGCCTGGATTTCCCAACTCATATCCAAAAGCAGGGCGGCGGAGCCACGATAGAAGCAGAAGAGAAAGCAGTGTATTTCGATCTGACTCGCACATTAGGTTCCAATTTCGAATTGAACCTCGGCGGACGGTATTTTGACCAGACCACCACAGGTGGCAACTTCGTCGATTTCTTATACACATCGCTTGATCCTGGCGGCTTGCCAGCAAACATCGACTTCGTACCCAACTTCAATTCCTTCGCTACCCTGACCGAATCCGGATTCAACCCCAAGGCGGCGCTGCGCTGGTTTGCGACAGAAAATGCCACTGTCATCGCAAGCTATACACAGGGCTTTCGGTTTGGTGGTATCAATGGTTTCTCGCTCGAGCCTGAAATCCCGGTTCCATTCAGTTTTGGTTCGGACGAAATCGACAACTACGAACTGGGATTGCGCACAACGTGGCTGGAGCAGCGACTCACAGCTGACATTACAGCATTCTACGTGGACTGGAAAAACCTCCAGATCCTGCAGCGTGCCAGTGTTTATGCATACGTAGACAATGTTGGAGCGGCGGAGGTAAAAGGTGTCGAAGCGGCCCTGAACGCGGCACTGACCGAGCACTTGTCCGTTTCGTTTAATGCGAGTTATCAGAACGCCGAGACCTCGGTCTTTTTTGAATCTGGTGAGTTCGGGCCCATTGCGGCAGGGACACAGTTGCCGCAATCGCCTGAATGGACAGGAGCTGCACAGCTGAGGTATCAGGGAGAGCTGGGCAATCTTGACCTCGACAGCTCACTGACTTATTCCTACCGGGGTGATTCAACCAACAACCTCACCAACACAGTGCCCCTGGATGGTTACGGGACATTGGACCTGGCCTTGAGCCTGCAAGCGCAATCCATGTCGATGCAGCCGCGCGTGAGCTTGATTGGCAAGAACTTGACTGACGAAAGCGCTGCGCTGTTCGGATTCACGCTGGCCGGTGTAACGGATGTCATATCTCTGAATCAGCCCCGCCAGGTGATGTTGAAACTCGACCTTTCGTTCTGAAACGGTTCATTGCTCTCGGGCCCCGGCAATCCGCCGGGGCCTTTTGCGTCATGAAGGGAGGCAACATGTTTGAATCTCGTACGTTGTTGGCGTTGCTGTTGATTGCCATCGCGCAGCCAGCAGTTGCAGCGCCGATACCATGCACGGTGGAAGCCGAATCCGTTGGAATGTCGAGTGACCGCTTGCAGCGTCTGAGCGCGGCTATGCAGCAGTACGTTGACGACGAGAAGGCAGCGGGCATCGTGACTTACGTAGCCAGAAGCGGGCGTGTGGTCAATCTGCAGGCCTTTGGAATGTCAGACATTCAGGCTGGCCGGGAAATGACGCCGGACACAATTTTCCGTATTGCGTCGCAGACCAAGTTGATAACCAGCGTCGCGGTCATGATGTTGGTTGAGGAGGGACAGATAGCGCTGGAAGATCCGCTGTCCCGATTCTTGCCCGCGTTCGCCCAGTCCCAGGTTGCGGTGGCAACGGAGTCGAACGGTGAGCCTGAACTGGTACCAGCGAAACGACCGATCACCATTCGCGATCTGCTGACGCACACGTCCGGCATATCCTATGGGGTTGGCGTTAGTGGATCGTATTGGCAGGAAGCAGGCATCTACGGCGGTTATTATGCCGATCGCGATGAGAGCATGGCCAGTCTTGTGGACCGGATGGCTGATTTACCGCTGGATGCGCAACCGGGCGAGCATTTCGTGTACGGACACAGTACCGACATCCTGGGCGTTGTTGTCGAGAAAGTGGCGGGTGTCAGCCTGGGCGAGTTTCTCCGCGAGCGCCTGTTTGTCCCACTGCAACTGCACGATACTCATTTTTTCCTTCCCAGGGAAAAGGCGGACCGGCTGGCGGCTGTCTATGCGGCGGACGCAACGGGCTTGCGTAGAGCCGACGGGGCCAGTGGCCTCGATAATCAGGGCCATTTTGTTGAAGGCCCCAGGGTCACCGAATCGGGTGGCGGCGGGATAGTGACGACGGCGCGAGACTACGGTCGATTCTTGCAGATGATGCTGAATGGCGGGCAACTTGACGGGGTTCGCGTGCTCGGTCCACGCACCGTGGAGTTGATGACTATTAATCACACCGGATCGCTGTTTGCTGACCAGCCTGCGTTGCGCCCTGGCCTGGGATTCGGGCTTGGCGTTGCTGTCATGCTGGATCAGGGCGAAGCCAGTCTGTATGGGTCGGTGGGCTCCTATGGTTTCGCCGGGGCCTACTTCACCACGTACTGGGTTGATCCCGAGGAGCAACTCATCACCATGGTGATGACGCAGTTGCGACCGCCTGTCGATCCGACCTTGCACACAAAAGTGAGAACGTTGGTGTATCAGTCTATAGTCGATGAGGCACCTGCCGCACGCGATCTTCCAACCGACACCGGTTCCGCGTGCGAGGTTGCCGAGTAACGAAGCGGCTTTGATTTCAGTCGCGGTGTCTTGCCGCTATTGACAGCAGCCTTGCTTTCCATTGCCTGTGCATTGCGCGTTACAGGAAGGTAGATCAATCCAGCAGTTACGAAAGGAGTCATCTTGAGCGAGTTGTTCGAAGTTCCAGCCGGCGTTACCAGCCGATCAATTACTTTCGAAAATCCAAACGGTATGCCGGGGCAAGGTGGCGCCGCCAGCAGCCCGCTGGGTGCCGGTCGCAAAGGGGCGCCAGCGAGAATGATTCCTCCTGGTGAGACAGTCGAAATTGCCGATATTGCCGGGCCGGGTGTCATCCGGCATATCTGGGTAGCGACGTACAACGTGGCCGACATATTGCGGGGGTTGACGGTACGTGCCTATTGGGAAGGCCAGGAGCATCCCAGTATCGAAGCTCCGTTAGGCGATTTCTTTGGCTGTGCCCACGGCCAATCCAGCGCGTACGCCTCGGCTGTGCATTCAGTTGGTGAAAAAGGTGCGTTCAATATCTGGCTGCCAATGCCATTTCTGAAGCACGCCCGACTGACTATAACCAACGAGCTACGGATTCCGGCGTTGTTCTTCTACCAGATTGACTACACGCTGGGTGACGCGCTCAAGCCAGACGCGGGTCGCCTGCATGCATTATTTCGCCGTGAGAACCCTACTACGTTGGCTCACGATTTCGAGTTGCTGCCAACCCGGCGCAGCGAAGGGCGTTTTCTCGGATCCGTTATCGGTGTTCGTCCACAGGAACCTTCGTGGTGGGGAGAGGGCGAAGCCAAGTTCTACATTGATGGCGATGAAAAATTGCCAACCATAGTCGGCACGGGTGCCGAGGACTACGTCGGGCTGGGCTGGTGTGTGCAACGTACGCCGTATCTTTATCACGGGGCGAGTCAGGTCAGTCAGAGTGATGAGCCCAACATGGCAGGGCCGGTTTCGATGTATCGCTGGCACATGGTGGATCCGATTTATTGGCGCCAGTCGATCCGTGTCACCATCCAGCAGATTGGTGTGGTGATCACGCCTGAGACGGCACCTCGTTCGTTCGAGGGTTACCTTGATTGTCTGCGCGAGCGGCAGGACGACTGGTCGTGTTGTACTTTCTGGTATGAGCCCACTTCAAGTGAGCCCTTGCCTGACTACCCGGATCTGGCCGTACGTTTGCAGGATCTCGAACTTGAGCCGAACCTGGAGGGTTTGCCGCTGCAGTCAGAGTTCAGTACCCAGGACTCGCTGTGAACGCACAGACAGCTGAGCTGCGGTCACGCGGTGGCATCCGCCTGAAGGCAGACGTCGTTTGAATGCTGCCGAGTCGGGCACGCTCGCGCCAGTACCCCCGCGCGTCTTCTATGGTTGGTGGCTGGTCCTGGCATGCCTTGCGATCCAGGCAGTTGCAGGTGGGGCGGGAATATACCTGTACAGTCTGTTTGCCGGAGAGGTCGAGCGTTCCTTCTCCGTCGATCGGGCAACTGTGATGCTCGCCGCTACCGGCCATGCCTTCGCCGCCGGCCTGTTGGGACCGAAGCTTGGCGATTTAATGGACCGGTATTCGCTGAGGCGGATCCTTATTGCGAGCGCGCTCGCGATGGGCTCCGGCTTTGTGCTTATCTCTTTCACGCCCGGCGTGTGGGGATTCATCGCCGGTTATACATTGCTGATTCCCTTCGGCTCGGTAGCGCTCGTCACACTGTTCGCACCTCTGCTGTTATCGCGCTGGTTTGTTCGTCAACGCGGGCTAGCCATCGGCATCGCTGCGCTGGGGACGCAACTCGGTGGGCTGGCTATGCCACCTCTGGTGGCGATGTTGACAGAAGCCTTCGACTGGCGAATTGCTATGCGAGTTGTCGGGGTGTTTGTCGCTACCGCGGTTACGTTGTTGACCTACTGGACGATCGTCGATCGCCCGCAAGACCGTGGCTTAGCACCCGACGGTGAAGTCGCCAAGGAATCGATCGCTGCCGTACAGCGAGGGCCGCTGCCAGGAGCAAAGGCCTCATTGCGTGCGGTGTTGTCCGACCGAAACTTTTGGCTTGCGTCGTTTGGCATGAGTGCCATTACTGCAATGTTGAGCGTGGTGTTATCCAACCTGGTCCTGTTCGCGACCGACATTGGGGCTTCGCGCGAGAAGGCGGCATTGTTGTTGTCTCTGTTCGCGTTGATTGGTATGGCTATGAGTCCGATCGTCGGCAGGCTATGTGATTTGCTGGATATTCGCGCAGTGTTCGCGGCTCTGCTTACTCTCGGTATCATCGCGTTGACCTTCTTCACTTTCACCGACACGTATCAAGGCCTGGTGATGTGTACGATAATTGTCGCCCTTGCCGGTGGTGGCGTCTCGCCGTTCTTCGGTGCCCTGGTAGGGAGGCTTTTCGATCTGCGGATCTACGGCCGAGCCATTGGGAGTATGTCGCTGGTGGTGGTGACAGTATCAGCAGCGGTGCCGGTTCTGTCCGGGTGGCTGTTCGATGCGACGGGCAGTTATCGCTTGATGTTCCTGACACTGATCGTATTGATGCTGATTCCGCTGGCGTACACGCCGCTGATCAAACCTCGCGCGCAAGGAGCCTGAATTCTTTCGTTGCTATCGTATTGATCGAACCGGGGCGGCCTCAGGATTCCGGCCAATGACCCATTTCGCGAGAGATAGCGGCTGCGGCCTCTCTGACCTTCGCTTGGGCTTCCTTGATATCCACCGGGTGTGAGCCGTCCAGAAAGGAGAAGAAGGGGACGATCAGCGAGGCAATGAGCTGATTCGTATGGTCGAAGATCGGGTAGCCGATATCGCGCACGCCGCTAATCTGTGCGCTGTCGATCAGCTCGAAGCCCTGCTTGCGCACTCGTCGCACAATGGCGCCGATATCTGACCGGCTTGGGCGTCGATGATGTTTCGGGATTTTTTCTACCATCAGCTTGCGTTCTTGCTCATCAGAAAACGCCAGGATCAGGTGTCCGGAGCAGCTGTCCAGCAGTGGTGCCTCCGCCCCAAGGCGAACGCTCAGTACCCGCTCTGAGGGCGAATCCTGTTGAGCGACCACATGGCCTTTCCCCTCGTAATAGATGACAAGGTGGCAGGATTGCTCGATCTGGTGCGCAAGATTTTTCATCATCGGGCCGCTAACGCTGGTCAGGCGTTGCACTGGCCGGAAACGGTGCGCTAACTCGAACAGTTTCATGGTCGAAAAGTATTTGTCAGAGTCTTGTGGGGTGTGCACATAGCCGCGCCCTTGCAGGACAATGAGCATGCGGAATAGCTCACTCACGGAGCGATTGAGGCGACTGGCAATACCCGACAGGGTCAACCCTGATTCCTCGCCCGCGAGCAGCTCCAGGATGTCCAATCCCTTCTCCAGGGCTGGCGCTGAGTACGTCCGTCGGGCGGATTTTTTCTTGCTTTTCTTTTTCATGTGATGCCTCGCTGCACAGCGTTTCCGCCGGTGAATACTCGAATCTTACGCGCGCGTCGACCTATCATGCTTGAATTTGTTTTATGGATGCGCAGGGTTTTTTATATATAACATTTACAGTTCGGGCCTGAAAATCACGGCCGCAAAGATTTCAAGCTGGTCCGTGTGCGATATTCGCTCTCCGACTTGCCGTGCTTTGGCCGGCTCGGATGCCGTCAATAAGGATCCAGGTTTCTCAGCTGTGTATGTCACGCTCGAAACCAGCGACGGAAACTGCGGGTACGGACCGATATTCACCATGGTCGAGGCGATGATATCTGTTGTCGTGCCGTCGAAGCTACGCCGCGTCTGGAGGTAGGGCGCGATCTCGGTGAGATTGCATCGAAACTTGGGTGCTTCAGCGCCGAATTCAGTACGGACGGTCGGCTGCGTTGCCGTGACCCACAAGAAGGGGGCGCTCACATGGCAATGGACAGCAGCGCCAGGCGTGTATGGGACCTGCGGACGCGTGGCGGCCCTCCACCGGGGCAGTCTCCAGGGCAAAGGCATTGGACGTGCGCGGAACCCAGGATGGTCTTTGATCGGAGATCCTGGAGTACCAATGATGCGTGATACGATGCGCCCATTTCCCGATCCAGCCTGCATTTCTTTGTTCATGCAGTCTATCTGTCTAAAGCGCGTGTAATCTTTAACGTCTTGCACCATCGGAGCTTAACGATGAAACCTCGGGTCAGCGTAATCACTCTGGGTGTTGACGATTTGGAACGGTCACTCCGGTTCTATCGCGACGGTTTGGGGCTGAATACCGAAGGCATCATCGGCAAGGAATTTGAGCACGGGGCCGTGGTATTTTTCGAACTCCAGTCTGGGTTAAACCTTGCACTCTGGCCGCGCAAGAGCATTGCCCACGACTCCGGTCTCACATTAAGCCCGCCTTCCCCGACTGGGCTGAGCATTGGGCACAACGTATCGTCCAAAGCCGAAGTTGATGAGGTCATGGGACAGGCCAGGGACGCAGGTGCCAAAATTGTGAAGCCGCCGCACGATACCTTATGGGGTGGCTATGCGGGGTATTTTCAAGACCCCGATCTGCATTTATGGGAGGTAGTTTGGAACCCTCAGCTTCTGCCGAAAGAATAGCGAAATTTTACTGAATCACTTTCTTTCGAAGATGCCAAGACGGCGCAGGCCGTAAGGCAACGGGCAGGCTCCGGGAACGAGCAGAATATTGATCGGTTAACCCGTGTTCTCCGGGCAGAGTAGGGGGCGAACAGGTTTTCTTGTGCATGTTGCATGACGGTTGCTGATCACCAGAGAATCGGTTCGAGGCGCTTTTTCCTTTTTGGGTGTCTGAATGGCAACGTTAGAAAAATGCCCCGGCTGTGGAGCGATGTTTCAGGACTCATCCTCCGCTACCCATCCTTATATGGAGTCCTCGCCCGGTTGCTGGGCCATATACGGCGAGGTACTTGCGCGCGAGTACAGCGACCAGTCCTACTTCGAGGTGCACCGCTTAAGCGTCGACGCATACGCGGTACAGCATCCGGGAAAGCCATCGAGGCAAAGCATTCAGTCCGTCGGCTTGCATCTGATTCGCCTTTATCACTTTCTTGAGCACGGTCTGACGGCCGATAAAGCCAATGGTGCGATATTGGCGGCGGGCAAAATCAAGCACTCCTTTAATTGGCTGACCCCTCCGGCATCTCTGGGTGATGTTACTGTTCTGGACGTGTATCGCGCGCAAGACATTGCGGAGCACAGGAAGCTTGTCTGGCAGTGGGCTCAGTCCGCGTGGGAGGCATGGGCTCCACACCATGCCACTGTCAGGCAGTGGCAATTGCTTGCTCAGAACAGGGGCCGCAGCGATTCGTCGTAACATGGCCAAGCAGTTGCCGTTCGCCAATTTGTGGATCCGACCCCATTTTTACCTGAATAGCCAACGGAGCAAACATGGCCAACTACATTGACGGTTTCGTACTGCCGGTTTCCCGTGATCGCCTGGACGAGTACAGGCGACTTGTTGCAGCCGTCGCAGCGGTTTGGCGGGAGCACGGCGCGCTCGACTACCGGGAGTATGTCGGTGATGACTTGATGCGTGATGGAACGCGATCGTTCACCGATGCGACAGCCGCCGCCGAAGGAGAGGTCATTGTGTTCGGGTGGGTCGAGTTTGAATCACGCGAAGCACGGGATCTGGCCAATGAAAAGGTCGCGTCGGACCCACGAGTGGCAAAACTAATGCAATCGTCAGAGTCAGGTTTTGATGCCGAGCGCATGCTTTATGGCGGCTTTCAGTCACTGGTTCAGTTGTCCAACAGCAACGCCCGATAAGGATGCCGCCGCATTTACTGCGACGCACTAACGGTGTCTGGTGGCTGGCGGCTCCTTAGGTGCTGCATGCCAATGCCGAACATTGGCCTCGTCCACAGTCCGTTCTTACAACAGCTCACTCGCCACCTGACTCGGCTTGCTTTACGAAGTTGCTCCCGAGCGTCTGTGGCAAGTGTGTACATCCATAGGGGGCATCAGAAAAGGCTATGAGCACAACGTCAAAAATCCTGTACATCGATATGGACAACGTTCTGGTTGACTTTCCGTCGGCCATTCCCCGCATAGCAGCGCATCAGGTCGAGGAGTTCGGCGACCGCCTGGACGAGGTCCCGAACATCTTTTCCCTGATGGACCCGGTGCCTGGAGCCATCGCCGCCTTCCAGGAACTGGCCACGACCTTCGACACCTACATCCTTTCCACCTCGCCGTGGGAAAACCCCAGTGCGTGGTCGGACAAGCTGCTGTGGGTGAAACGCTATCTGGGAGACGCCGCCTACAAGCGTTTGATCCTCTCCCACCACAAGAACCTGAACCACGGAGATTACCTGGTCGATGACCGAACCAAAAACGGTGCAGATCGATTCGTTGGCGAGCACATACTGTTCGGCTCCGACCGGTACCCGGATTGGGCGGCAGTGCTGCGATACCTTCGTGGGCGTGCGGCCTGACCAGTATTGCCGCCTACCCTGACCATTGCCGCTCCCGGCGGCCTTTTCCCGGCCCGGTTGGGGCAAAAACGCTGGCCGCTGCGGCTAAATCGAAATACCCCGTTCTCAGCTATAATTCCGCGGTTCGACTTAGGCACGAATTGATTGTTGGCGTCATCTTTTGACCCAGACCGGACAGGTACGGGGAGGACTGGATATGCGTCGATTAACGAAAGTGTTGTTAGTGTCTTTCTTGTCTTTGGTTTACTCAGGAGTCCATGCGCAGGAGGATTTGCTCGCCCGGGGTTCCTACCTCGTGAACGGAATCGTGGGTTGCGGCAATTGCCACACCCCCCGCAATGCCGACACGACAGCAAATACCAGCATGCGTTTGGCCGGCGGCTTCCTGATCGAAGAGCACGAGTTCACGGCCTACGCGCCGAACATCACCCAGGATCGCGAAACCGGCATTGGTGCCTGGAGTGATGAGGAAATCATGCGGGCCATCCGCGAAGGGGTAAGGCGGGATGGTTCGATCATCGGCCCGCCGATGCCGGTTTTGTCGTACCGCGGAATGTCCGACACCGATGTCCGCGCGATCGTTGCGTACCTGCGAACGGTCGCGCCAGTGCGGAACAGCGTGCCGCGCTCGGTCTACAACATTCCGCTGCCCGAGTCGTGGGGTCCGCCTTTGGGTAGCGTGCCGGACGTACCCCGTGACGATGCGCTTGCCTACGGCACTTACCTTGGCTACACCCTGGGGCATTGCATGGAGTGCCATACGCCGATGTCGGAAGGCGTCTTCGACTTCAGTCGTACCGGCGCGGGCGGGACACTCTTTCACAAGCCCTACGGTCTGGATTTCGCGGTGACAGCAGCGAACATCACCCCGCATGCCAAGCAAGGCCTCGGCGCATGGACGGATGCCGAAATAAAACGAGCGATCACGGAGGGCATCAGTCGTGACGGCCGGCCGCTTCAGCCCTTGATGGCGTATGGCTACTACAAAACCATGGCAGATGCGGACCTTGACGCACTGATCGTCTACTTGCGGTCGTTACCGCCGCAACCGGCAGACTGATTGGCGCGAAGCGTGGTCG
The DNA window shown above is from Woeseia oceani and carries:
- a CDS encoding TonB-dependent receptor — protein: MAFYLPVNVAAQSEEPGANSVVLEEVIVTARKRDESVRDIPTSIDAFTGDRLDELGYSSIEDVLKLSPGVTFESGFTPSSFSVIVRGITNDSRGVGPRTVGSFYGNVPMTNPSIMGVEPDLDTFDMRSVEILKGPQGTLFGGSALAGAIRYEPNAPDFTGFNGAISLGTGSMASSDDNIANYALMLNAPLSENFALRFAGSVRELPGYIDDEVSGEKDINDYKATQARLIADWKLTDSLSLQGQYMKYEGELGAFSYIDGTEPVRVRTRRLLDDHEYSDVELYGAQLTWDAEDFSVVFEGNRLKKDRDQLNDVTQFLGLFGTGITVGQSFFEATDQDTFETRIVSNEPTSGDGLFGGWQYTAGLFYSESAQTRPVIIRLDFPTHIQKQGGGATIEAEEKAVYFDLTRTLGSNFELNLGGRYFDQTTTGGNFVDFLYTSLDPGGLPANIDFVPNFNSFATLTESGFNPKAALRWFATENATVIASYTQGFRFGGINGFSLEPEIPVPFSFGSDEIDNYELGLRTTWLEQRLTADITAFYVDWKNLQILQRASVYAYVDNVGAAEVKGVEAALNAALTEHLSVSFNASYQNAETSVFFESGEFGPIAAGTQLPQSPEWTGAAQLRYQGELGNLDLDSSLTYSYRGDSTNNLTNTVPLDGYGTLDLALSLQAQSMSMQPRVSLIGKNLTDESAALFGFTLAGVTDVISLNQPRQVMLKLDLSF
- a CDS encoding serine hydrolase domain-containing protein; the protein is MFESRTLLALLLIAIAQPAVAAPIPCTVEAESVGMSSDRLQRLSAAMQQYVDDEKAAGIVTYVARSGRVVNLQAFGMSDIQAGREMTPDTIFRIASQTKLITSVAVMMLVEEGQIALEDPLSRFLPAFAQSQVAVATESNGEPELVPAKRPITIRDLLTHTSGISYGVGVSGSYWQEAGIYGGYYADRDESMASLVDRMADLPLDAQPGEHFVYGHSTDILGVVVEKVAGVSLGEFLRERLFVPLQLHDTHFFLPREKADRLAAVYAADATGLRRADGASGLDNQGHFVEGPRVTESGGGGIVTTARDYGRFLQMMLNGGQLDGVRVLGPRTVELMTINHTGSLFADQPALRPGLGFGLGVAVMLDQGEASLYGSVGSYGFAGAYFTTYWVDPEEQLITMVMTQLRPPVDPTLHTKVRTLVYQSIVDEAPAARDLPTDTGSACEVAE
- a CDS encoding glycoside hydrolase family 172 protein: MSELFEVPAGVTSRSITFENPNGMPGQGGAASSPLGAGRKGAPARMIPPGETVEIADIAGPGVIRHIWVATYNVADILRGLTVRAYWEGQEHPSIEAPLGDFFGCAHGQSSAYASAVHSVGEKGAFNIWLPMPFLKHARLTITNELRIPALFFYQIDYTLGDALKPDAGRLHALFRRENPTTLAHDFELLPTRRSEGRFLGSVIGVRPQEPSWWGEGEAKFYIDGDEKLPTIVGTGAEDYVGLGWCVQRTPYLYHGASQVSQSDEPNMAGPVSMYRWHMVDPIYWRQSIRVTIQQIGVVITPETAPRSFEGYLDCLRERQDDWSCCTFWYEPTSSEPLPDYPDLAVRLQDLELEPNLEGLPLQSEFSTQDSL
- a CDS encoding MFS transporter; its protein translation is MNAAESGTLAPVPPRVFYGWWLVLACLAIQAVAGGAGIYLYSLFAGEVERSFSVDRATVMLAATGHAFAAGLLGPKLGDLMDRYSLRRILIASALAMGSGFVLISFTPGVWGFIAGYTLLIPFGSVALVTLFAPLLLSRWFVRQRGLAIGIAALGTQLGGLAMPPLVAMLTEAFDWRIAMRVVGVFVATAVTLLTYWTIVDRPQDRGLAPDGEVAKESIAAVQRGPLPGAKASLRAVLSDRNFWLASFGMSAITAMLSVVLSNLVLFATDIGASREKAALLLSLFALIGMAMSPIVGRLCDLLDIRAVFAALLTLGIIALTFFTFTDTYQGLVMCTIIVALAGGGVSPFFGALVGRLFDLRIYGRAIGSMSLVVVTVSAAVPVLSGWLFDATGSYRLMFLTLIVLMLIPLAYTPLIKPRAQGA
- a CDS encoding IclR family transcriptional regulator, with translation MKKKSKKKSARRTYSAPALEKGLDILELLAGEESGLTLSGIASRLNRSVSELFRMLIVLQGRGYVHTPQDSDKYFSTMKLFELAHRFRPVQRLTSVSGPMMKNLAHQIEQSCHLVIYYEGKGHVVAQQDSPSERVLSVRLGAEAPLLDSCSGHLILAFSDEQERKLMVEKIPKHHRRPSRSDIGAIVRRVRKQGFELIDSAQISGVRDIGYPIFDHTNQLIASLIVPFFSFLDGSHPVDIKEAQAKVREAAAAISREMGHWPES
- a CDS encoding VOC family protein, which encodes MKPRVSVITLGVDDLERSLRFYRDGLGLNTEGIIGKEFEHGAVVFFELQSGLNLALWPRKSIAHDSGLTLSPPSPTGLSIGHNVSSKAEVDEVMGQARDAGAKIVKPPHDTLWGGYAGYFQDPDLHLWEVVWNPQLLPKE
- a CDS encoding DUF5946 family protein; translation: MATLEKCPGCGAMFQDSSSATHPYMESSPGCWAIYGEVLAREYSDQSYFEVHRLSVDAYAVQHPGKPSRQSIQSVGLHLIRLYHFLEHGLTADKANGAILAAGKIKHSFNWLTPPASLGDVTVLDVYRAQDIAEHRKLVWQWAQSAWEAWAPHHATVRQWQLLAQNRGRSDSS
- a CDS encoding DUF1428 domain-containing protein, producing the protein MANYIDGFVLPVSRDRLDEYRRLVAAVAAVWREHGALDYREYVGDDLMRDGTRSFTDATAAAEGEVIVFGWVEFESREARDLANEKVASDPRVAKLMQSSESGFDAERMLYGGFQSLVQLSNSNAR
- a CDS encoding 5' nucleotidase, NT5C type, yielding MSTTSKILYIDMDNVLVDFPSAIPRIAAHQVEEFGDRLDEVPNIFSLMDPVPGAIAAFQELATTFDTYILSTSPWENPSAWSDKLLWVKRYLGDAAYKRLILSHHKNLNHGDYLVDDRTKNGADRFVGEHILFGSDRYPDWAAVLRYLRGRAA
- a CDS encoding c-type cytochrome; the encoded protein is MRRLTKVLLVSFLSLVYSGVHAQEDLLARGSYLVNGIVGCGNCHTPRNADTTANTSMRLAGGFLIEEHEFTAYAPNITQDRETGIGAWSDEEIMRAIREGVRRDGSIIGPPMPVLSYRGMSDTDVRAIVAYLRTVAPVRNSVPRSVYNIPLPESWGPPLGSVPDVPRDDALAYGTYLGYTLGHCMECHTPMSEGVFDFSRTGAGGTLFHKPYGLDFAVTAANITPHAKQGLGAWTDAEIKRAITEGISRDGRPLQPLMAYGYYKTMADADLDALIVYLRSLPPQPAD